One stretch of Cohnella algarum DNA includes these proteins:
- a CDS encoding carbohydrate ABC transporter permease, giving the protein MDQLRGPVRKGPFGRWIANTAAVAVVTTASVLFFDTIVGYVLAKFSFPGRTAIFLFIISTLMVPTEMLIIPWYLLASKLGLSDTYTGLLLPGLISAFGIFLMRQFMESLPSELLDAARIDGLNEWRVFSSIAVPLVKPALATLAILSFISSWNQFIWPFIVLQTENKYTLPVGMVFFSSEMKDNSGWILIMTAATVSVIPLIVVFLIFQKRIIQGIALSGMK; this is encoded by the coding sequence ATGGACCAACTACGCGGACCTGTTCGTAAAGGCCCCTTCGGGCGATGGATCGCGAATACGGCGGCCGTAGCGGTCGTAACGACGGCGTCGGTACTGTTCTTCGATACGATCGTGGGTTACGTGCTGGCTAAATTTTCATTTCCCGGGCGGACCGCCATCTTCTTGTTCATCATCAGCACGCTGATGGTGCCCACCGAGATGCTCATCATTCCCTGGTACTTGCTGGCATCTAAGCTCGGGTTATCGGATACGTACACCGGCTTGCTGCTGCCCGGTTTGATTTCCGCATTCGGCATATTCCTCATGCGCCAATTCATGGAGTCTTTGCCTTCAGAGCTGCTCGATGCGGCCCGCATCGACGGATTGAACGAGTGGAGAGTGTTCTCCTCCATCGCGGTTCCGCTCGTGAAACCCGCTCTGGCGACGCTCGCGATCCTGAGTTTCATTTCGAGCTGGAACCAGTTCATCTGGCCGTTCATCGTGCTGCAGACGGAGAACAAGTATACGCTCCCGGTCGGGATGGTCTTCTTCTCCAGCGAGATGAAGGACAACAGCGGGTGGATTCTGATCATGACTGCAGCCACCGTTTCCGTGATTCCTCTCATTGTCGTCTTTTTGATTTTCCAGAAACGAATCATTCAAGGAATTGCACTAAGCGGGATGAAGTGA
- a CDS encoding extracellular solute-binding protein, whose product MQKKVTIEYWQYEYPAKVTLMDELIKQFQEQNPNITVKQTNFPYDQYNEKVATLVPAGKGPDVINLYYGWLPKYVSSGFLQPLPESAFPAAEIENRYYPLVEAAKIDGSYWAIPTAVRTLALFYNKDLFAKANIVEPPATWEELVKDAVKLTEKDANGQFVVEGFAWEPGAQLHHWYRDGLLLQAGGQDLSEDRRKVLWADTPAGLEAFQYLLDFAIKHKVGTTGIFTDDATAFKTGHAAINIDGSFRLGSLKADAPDLNYDIAPLPSYKSKSAPSSFWANAIPADVTGAKLEAAVKFLQFLTSKEVQEQWVERVGELPAQKEVAAQDKYLKDEKLGPFISQLDYSKAHFFIDETGERTLFVDATNEVRLNNVPVETAFKDLVAKTQKLYDDYWAKADKK is encoded by the coding sequence GTGCAGAAGAAAGTAACGATCGAGTACTGGCAGTACGAATATCCGGCCAAGGTAACGCTCATGGACGAACTGATCAAGCAATTCCAGGAGCAGAACCCGAACATTACGGTCAAGCAGACGAACTTTCCGTACGATCAATACAACGAAAAGGTCGCGACCCTCGTTCCTGCGGGCAAAGGCCCGGACGTCATCAACCTGTACTACGGCTGGCTTCCGAAGTACGTCTCGTCCGGTTTCCTGCAGCCGTTGCCCGAATCCGCCTTTCCGGCGGCGGAAATCGAAAACCGGTATTACCCTCTCGTGGAGGCTGCAAAGATCGACGGCTCCTACTGGGCCATCCCGACTGCCGTTCGGACATTGGCTTTGTTTTACAACAAGGATTTGTTCGCCAAGGCGAATATTGTCGAGCCGCCCGCGACGTGGGAAGAGCTGGTCAAGGACGCCGTGAAGCTGACGGAAAAGGACGCCAACGGACAATTCGTTGTCGAAGGCTTCGCTTGGGAACCGGGGGCGCAGCTTCACCACTGGTACCGCGACGGGTTGCTGCTTCAGGCCGGGGGACAGGACTTAAGTGAAGACCGCCGCAAGGTACTGTGGGCAGACACGCCGGCCGGTCTGGAGGCGTTTCAATACCTGCTTGACTTCGCGATCAAGCACAAGGTCGGCACCACCGGCATCTTCACCGACGACGCCACCGCCTTCAAGACGGGACATGCGGCCATCAATATAGACGGCTCTTTCCGGCTCGGCTCCTTGAAGGCGGACGCTCCGGACCTGAATTACGACATTGCCCCGCTGCCATCGTACAAGAGCAAGTCCGCCCCGTCCTCGTTCTGGGCGAACGCGATTCCAGCAGACGTCACCGGCGCGAAGCTGGAAGCCGCGGTCAAATTCCTGCAGTTCCTGACGAGCAAGGAAGTCCAGGAACAATGGGTGGAGAGGGTCGGCGAGCTGCCCGCTCAGAAGGAGGTTGCCGCGCAGGACAAATATTTAAAGGACGAGAAGCTCGGACCGTTCATCAGCCAGTTGGACTACAGCAAGGCCCACTTTTTCATCGACGAGACGGGAGAGCGAACGCTGTTCGTCGACGCGACGAACGAGGTGCGGCTCAATAACGTGCCCGTCGAAACGGCGTTCAAGGACCTCGTCGCCAAGACGCAGAAGCTTTACGACGATTACTGGGCAAAGGCCGACAAGAAGTAA
- the argH gene encoding argininosuccinate lyase, whose product MLDAKDRRREEGSAFPGKTYAEVVLEPSYEQAKKELLRPMIAVSKAHLIMLYEQRLVNGPEAAIIAKALQELDLEKLENGRYTGEFEDLFFEVEHELAQIGGEPTGYLHLARSRNDMGIAIYRIVLRSKLLSVLNSALELQQRLIAFAEEHAETLMIGYTHTQQAQPTTLGHYIAAVSDSLSRDVRRLRAAYANCNRSSLGAAAMTTTGFAIDRERTAELLGFDGTIANAYDAVSGADYVLEIASSASLAAVNLGRFVQELLLWGTQEFAVVKVAAPYVQISSIMPQKRNPVSVEHLRSLLSSCVGDANTVLAMVHNTPFGDIVDTEDDLQPYAWRTLRTLDSSYRLLARIIETLEVDKDVLRRRAETSFATVTELADTLVRKEGLSFRTAHAIVATLVRAAIASGLSVRELTVEGLNAAAEDIVGRSLSLTADELREALDPEHFVRIRSIPGGPSPDELRRALADQEAARKQAEEWTERANAALASKLEMLDIILTERIRRANHPTGEAAARRA is encoded by the coding sequence ATGCTGGATGCGAAAGACCGGCGCCGGGAGGAGGGAAGCGCCTTCCCTGGAAAAACCTACGCGGAGGTCGTGCTCGAGCCGTCATACGAACAGGCCAAAAAGGAATTGCTGCGACCGATGATCGCCGTCAGCAAGGCGCATCTCATTATGCTCTACGAGCAGCGGCTCGTAAACGGACCGGAGGCGGCGATCATTGCGAAGGCGCTCCAGGAGCTCGATCTGGAGAAACTGGAGAACGGCCGTTACACCGGCGAATTCGAGGATCTGTTTTTCGAGGTGGAGCATGAGCTGGCACAAATAGGCGGGGAGCCGACAGGTTATCTGCATCTTGCCCGCAGCCGCAACGACATGGGGATTGCAATTTACAGGATCGTCTTGCGGAGCAAATTGCTGAGCGTCCTGAACTCCGCGCTGGAGCTGCAGCAGCGGCTTATCGCATTCGCCGAGGAACACGCGGAGACGCTGATGATCGGCTACACGCATACGCAGCAGGCACAGCCGACGACCTTGGGGCATTATATCGCGGCGGTGTCGGACTCGTTGTCCCGTGACGTCCGGCGCCTGCGGGCCGCCTATGCCAATTGCAACCGCAGCAGCCTGGGGGCGGCCGCGATGACGACGACGGGATTCGCGATCGATCGGGAGAGGACCGCAGAACTGCTTGGTTTCGACGGAACGATTGCGAATGCGTACGACGCGGTTAGCGGGGCGGATTACGTCCTCGAGATCGCCTCGTCGGCATCGCTTGCCGCCGTCAATCTCGGCCGCTTCGTCCAGGAGCTGCTGCTCTGGGGGACCCAGGAATTTGCCGTCGTCAAGGTGGCAGCGCCCTACGTCCAGATCAGCTCGATCATGCCGCAAAAACGGAATCCGGTCTCGGTCGAGCACTTGAGGTCGCTGCTTTCGAGCTGCGTCGGGGATGCGAATACGGTGCTCGCGATGGTCCATAACACGCCTTTTGGGGATATCGTGGATACGGAGGACGATCTTCAGCCCTATGCGTGGCGGACGCTTCGGACGCTGGATTCGTCTTACCGACTTCTTGCGCGAATCATCGAGACGCTTGAGGTCGACAAGGACGTTTTGCGCCGAAGGGCGGAGACGAGCTTCGCGACCGTTACGGAGCTGGCGGATACGTTGGTTCGCAAGGAGGGTCTCTCCTTCCGCACCGCTCATGCAATCGTCGCGACGCTCGTGCGAGCCGCGATCGCATCTGGTCTTTCGGTTCGGGAATTGACAGTGGAAGGACTCAACGCCGCTGCGGAGGACATCGTCGGACGATCGCTTTCACTGACGGCCGACGAGCTCAGGGAAGCGCTCGATCCGGAGCACTTCGTCCGAATCCGTTCGATCCCGGGCGGTCCGAGTCCGGATGAGCTAAGGCGGGCGCTCGCGGATCAGGAGGCGGCGCGAAAACAGGCGGAAGAGTGGACCGAAAGGGCGAATGCCGCATTGGCTTCCAAGCTCGAGATGCTGGATATTATCCTAACCGAACGGATTCGCCGTGCGAATCATCCCACAGGGGAAGCCGCCGCCAGACGGGCTTAA
- the solA gene encoding N-methyl-L-tryptophan oxidase, with translation MSKKHDAIVVGAGSMGMSAGYELAKRGADTLLIDAFDPPHGEGSHHGEPRLIRHAYDGGPAYVSLALRADDKWRQLEEVSGHKLLERSGVLNMADVSVYDFRVRRADAESQGVKAEWLTGEEIRRRWPEVNVPDEFGGMYEPNAGYLYSERCISAYKELALRAGAKLAANTFVLDLRVEKDGSVTILTKDGSYNAERVILSAGAWFRTLQPFLSLPIRPVRKVVGWFETSGLSLNEGVFPGFTIGTKRGSYYGFPSIGGAGVKIGRHDGGVPWEPGKDLHPFGSYPEDEGDLRKALETFLPKAAGKLLRSAVCKYELTPDEHFIIDSHPLYPNVVVAGGFSGHGYKFSSAVGEILADLALNGDTSWDISPFRISRFSAATSSGQSHTS, from the coding sequence ATTTCGAAAAAACATGACGCAATCGTTGTCGGCGCCGGTTCGATGGGGATGAGCGCAGGCTATGAACTGGCCAAAAGGGGCGCCGATACGCTGCTGATCGACGCCTTTGACCCGCCGCACGGAGAAGGGAGCCATCACGGCGAGCCGCGTCTCATTCGTCATGCGTACGATGGCGGTCCAGCATACGTTAGCCTTGCGCTCAGAGCGGACGATAAATGGCGGCAGTTGGAGGAAGTATCGGGACACAAGCTTCTGGAGAGATCCGGCGTCCTCAACATGGCGGATGTCTCCGTGTACGACTTTCGGGTGCGCCGAGCAGACGCCGAAAGCCAAGGCGTTAAGGCGGAATGGCTGACAGGCGAAGAAATCCGCAGGCGATGGCCCGAAGTGAACGTACCGGACGAATTTGGCGGTATGTACGAGCCTAATGCCGGATACCTGTACAGCGAACGGTGCATTTCAGCATACAAGGAACTGGCGCTGCGCGCCGGAGCGAAGCTGGCTGCGAACACATTCGTCCTGGATCTTCGCGTAGAAAAGGACGGCAGCGTTACGATACTGACGAAGGATGGAAGCTATAACGCCGAACGCGTCATCCTAAGCGCGGGTGCATGGTTCAGAACGCTGCAGCCTTTCCTTTCTTTGCCGATCCGTCCGGTCCGCAAAGTCGTAGGGTGGTTCGAAACTTCCGGATTGTCGCTGAATGAGGGCGTCTTCCCGGGCTTTACAATCGGCACGAAAAGAGGCAGTTACTATGGTTTTCCGAGCATCGGCGGAGCCGGCGTCAAGATCGGTCGCCACGACGGCGGCGTACCGTGGGAGCCGGGAAAAGATCTGCACCCGTTCGGATCTTATCCGGAGGATGAAGGAGACTTGCGGAAAGCGCTGGAAACGTTCTTGCCCAAAGCTGCGGGTAAGCTGCTGCGTAGCGCGGTGTGCAAATACGAATTGACGCCGGACGAACACTTTATCATCGACAGTCATCCGCTTTACCCAAACGTGGTCGTAGCCGGAGGCTTTTCGGGTCACGGATATAAATTTTCAAGCGCGGTGGGCGAAATATTGGCGGATTTGGCCCTGAACGGGGACACCTCTTGGGACATCTCGCCGTTCCGCATATCCCGGTTTTCCGCTGCGACGTCAAGCGGACAAAGTCACACTTCATAA
- a CDS encoding DUF2614 family zinc ribbon-containing protein — MKMKASKITTLRTWALLAVFIGLGLMVFGTSGILMFGQVGKIIAGIFMVFGLIACMASMIVYFWVGMLSTNAPVIECPECGKRTKVLGQTDRCMYCHTILTWDPAQATSGVEAREQPASQA; from the coding sequence ATGAAAATGAAAGCAAGCAAAATTACGACCCTGAGAACATGGGCGCTTCTCGCCGTGTTCATTGGCTTAGGGCTAATGGTGTTCGGCACGAGCGGCATTCTGATGTTCGGGCAAGTCGGCAAAATTATCGCGGGCATCTTCATGGTTTTCGGTTTGATCGCCTGCATGGCCAGCATGATCGTTTATTTCTGGGTCGGCATGCTGTCCACCAACGCGCCGGTCATCGAATGCCCCGAATGCGGCAAACGGACGAAAGTGCTCGGACAAACGGACCGTTGCATGTACTGCCATACGATTTTGACCTGGGACCCGGCGCAGGCGACAAGCGGCGTCGAAGCCCGGGAACAGCCGGCCTCCCAGGCCTAA
- a CDS encoding IS1380 family transposase translates to MKSTTAISKIKSEFSLQNATSFGGVKIFLAFLEKIKLTEAMRNLSGGKAHNAIFPVHRILLYFIVGWMLGCERIFHFRRLKSDALLLRFLGGRCPHHSLLYKELGRLGRTCPQLATELRLLNQEIIRPCLPSDLILDLDSTVETVYGDQTGAAKGTNPHKPGRKSYHPLLAFEGQTRLNLNAVLRPGNTHSSTDAAAFLQQTFKLLGERKVKYGRFDKGFGGEEFYSLWEGQGIGYVGKLKWTQRLASEVQACRYWTRFVDEDWIIEGISLIYKATSWSKARRVAVIRKAQVFEDGQGRIVFDSDWQYEAIVTNLEWEAIDLWRFYNQRCCMENYIKEAKNGFSIDRIATSDFNANELDLLIKLLAYNLFERFKRDCCEPIHQGYTIARFRLEFFHCAATLIRHGRSVVLKLMKDFAGRYAWKRIETKVALLE, encoded by the coding sequence GTGAAGTCTACCACAGCCATCAGCAAAATCAAGAGCGAATTTTCACTGCAAAACGCCACAAGCTTCGGTGGCGTCAAAATCTTTCTGGCCTTTCTCGAAAAAATCAAGCTGACCGAAGCAATGCGCAACCTCTCTGGCGGAAAAGCGCACAATGCGATTTTCCCTGTTCATCGAATTCTGCTCTACTTCATCGTCGGCTGGATGCTCGGCTGCGAGCGAATTTTCCATTTTCGTCGGTTGAAGTCTGACGCGCTGCTACTCCGTTTCCTTGGCGGACGTTGTCCACATCATAGCCTGTTGTATAAGGAACTGGGGAGACTGGGCCGAACCTGTCCGCAGCTGGCAACCGAGCTGAGGCTGCTCAATCAAGAGATCATCCGACCATGTTTACCGTCTGACCTTATTCTCGATCTGGATTCCACGGTGGAGACAGTGTACGGCGATCAGACCGGCGCGGCCAAGGGTACGAATCCACATAAGCCCGGACGTAAAAGCTACCATCCGTTACTGGCCTTTGAAGGACAAACTCGCTTGAATCTGAACGCGGTCCTACGGCCGGGCAACACCCACTCTTCCACTGACGCCGCCGCCTTTCTGCAGCAAACCTTCAAGCTTCTCGGCGAGCGCAAGGTGAAGTATGGTCGATTCGACAAAGGCTTCGGCGGCGAAGAATTCTATAGCCTCTGGGAAGGCCAAGGAATCGGTTACGTCGGCAAGCTCAAATGGACTCAGCGGCTCGCCAGTGAAGTCCAGGCTTGCCGTTATTGGACACGCTTTGTGGACGAGGATTGGATCATCGAAGGAATCAGCTTGATCTACAAAGCGACATCTTGGAGCAAGGCGCGTCGTGTAGCGGTTATTCGCAAAGCGCAAGTATTCGAAGACGGCCAAGGCCGAATCGTGTTTGATTCCGATTGGCAATACGAAGCCATCGTGACCAACCTGGAATGGGAAGCGATTGATCTATGGCGGTTTTACAACCAACGCTGCTGCATGGAGAACTACATCAAGGAAGCCAAAAACGGCTTCTCAATCGACCGTATCGCCACGAGCGATTTCAATGCCAATGAGTTGGACTTGCTCATTAAGCTGCTCGCTTACAACTTATTTGAGCGATTTAAACGCGACTGTTGCGAGCCCATTCACCAAGGCTATACGATCGCCCGTTTTCGCTTGGAGTTCTTTCATTGCGCAGCGACGCTCATTCGGCACGGCCGCTCCGTCGTATTGAAGCTGATGAAAGATTTCGCTGGTCGCTACGCCTGGAAGCGAATCGAGACCAAAGTGGCCTTGCTGGAATGA
- a CDS encoding glycosyl hydrolase family 18 protein — MTVMTGRRKRKRRGPVFLFLLLVLAASAAVVWWGVNQPNKSRATLEYMDKPGPIMMNGQWLDAYAQGEGDGLLIPMKIADQLLGDGVHYEEESGSIILTTESKVLHFKTGELDATLNRQPFPLTFAAQTIEDELYLPFAPLEQLFGIRAETGASSGIVTLAMPNSSLQHALVPDKKSGAKLRSGPSKKEPIVEDLQPGSTLVIWGEEEGWYRAQSAEGHIGYVDKRDANLADIEQIAPAAEEEPFVAWKLAGKRINLTWEAVYSANPDTSEIGELTGVNVVSPTWFELQDGAGTIKSIADAGYSEWARNRGMQVWGLFSNGFEPDRTTEALASYETRTKMIQQLLAYAKTFRLQGINIDFENVYTEDKDNLVQFMRELTPLLHEQGLVSSIDVTPKSNSEMWSAFLDRKRLAESTDYLIVMAYDEHWASSPTAGSVSSLPWAEASVKRILEEDSVPKSKLILGMPLYTRLWTVAADGSVSSKTMSMNAVNELLQEKKLTPTFSSETGQHYVEYKEDGETKKIWIEDATSIKARAELVKKYDLAGAATWRRGFESSDIWKALDETLQSHP; from the coding sequence ATGACAGTGATGACCGGACGCCGCAAGCGGAAGAGACGGGGGCCGGTTTTTCTGTTTTTGCTGCTTGTTTTGGCAGCATCCGCCGCCGTCGTCTGGTGGGGGGTCAACCAACCGAACAAAAGCCGCGCAACGCTCGAATACATGGACAAGCCCGGCCCGATCATGATGAACGGACAATGGCTGGACGCTTACGCGCAAGGAGAAGGAGACGGATTGCTGATCCCTATGAAGATAGCCGATCAGCTGCTCGGGGACGGCGTTCATTACGAGGAAGAAAGCGGATCCATCATCCTGACGACCGAGTCGAAAGTGCTTCATTTCAAGACCGGGGAGCTGGACGCGACGTTAAACCGCCAGCCGTTCCCGTTAACGTTCGCCGCGCAAACGATAGAAGACGAGTTGTATTTGCCCTTCGCTCCGCTGGAGCAGCTGTTCGGAATCCGGGCGGAGACGGGGGCGTCAAGCGGAATCGTCACCCTCGCGATGCCGAATTCGTCTTTGCAGCATGCGCTGGTTCCCGATAAAAAATCCGGGGCTAAGCTGCGCAGCGGCCCCAGCAAAAAGGAACCGATCGTCGAGGATTTGCAGCCCGGCTCGACCCTTGTCATTTGGGGCGAGGAGGAAGGCTGGTACAGAGCCCAATCCGCCGAAGGACATATCGGTTACGTGGACAAGCGCGACGCCAATCTGGCGGACATCGAGCAGATTGCGCCCGCGGCCGAAGAGGAACCGTTCGTCGCCTGGAAGCTGGCCGGCAAACGCATCAATTTGACGTGGGAGGCCGTTTATTCCGCGAACCCCGATACATCCGAGATCGGCGAGCTGACCGGCGTCAATGTCGTCAGCCCGACCTGGTTCGAATTGCAGGACGGCGCCGGAACGATCAAAAGCATCGCCGACGCGGGGTATTCCGAGTGGGCCCGAAACAGGGGCATGCAGGTGTGGGGATTGTTCAGCAACGGTTTCGAACCGGATCGCACGACCGAGGCGCTCGCTTCATATGAAACGAGAACGAAAATGATTCAGCAATTGCTTGCTTATGCCAAGACGTTCCGTCTGCAGGGCATCAATATCGATTTCGAAAATGTGTACACGGAAGACAAAGACAATCTCGTTCAATTCATGCGGGAACTGACGCCGCTGCTTCACGAGCAGGGCCTCGTTTCCTCCATCGACGTCACGCCGAAGTCGAACAGCGAAATGTGGTCGGCGTTTCTCGATCGTAAACGGTTGGCCGAAAGCACGGACTATTTGATCGTGATGGCGTACGACGAGCATTGGGCGTCGAGCCCGACGGCCGGATCGGTCTCCTCCTTGCCATGGGCGGAAGCGTCCGTCAAACGGATTCTGGAGGAGGATTCGGTTCCGAAGAGCAAGCTTATCTTGGGCATGCCGCTGTATACCCGGTTATGGACGGTCGCGGCGGACGGGAGCGTCTCGTCCAAAACGATGAGCATGAACGCGGTCAACGAACTGCTGCAGGAGAAAAAGCTGACGCCGACGTTCTCGTCGGAGACGGGGCAGCATTACGTGGAATATAAGGAAGACGGCGAAACGAAAAAAATCTGGATCGAGGATGCGACTTCCATCAAGGCGCGGGCGGAGCTGGTCAAAAAATACGACTTGGCCGGCGCGGCCACCTGGCGGAGAGGCTTCGAATCGTCCGACATTTGGAAAGCGCTGGATGAGACGCTGCAAAGCCATCCGTAA
- a CDS encoding Fur family transcriptional regulator, whose protein sequence is MDSRVHHAVDQLKSGGVRMTPQRYAILQFLMESREHPTADDIFQSLSPQYPSLSVATVYNNLKLFVDAGLVRELTYGDDSSRFDADLSDHYHAICTSCGVIVDFEHPPFREVEQAAAQRTGFHIHGHRMEVYGLCPTCAAMRA, encoded by the coding sequence ATGGATTCCAGGGTTCATCACGCCGTGGACCAGCTCAAATCCGGAGGGGTTCGGATGACGCCGCAGCGGTATGCCATTCTTCAGTTTCTGATGGAGTCGCGTGAGCATCCCACCGCGGATGATATTTTCCAGTCGTTATCGCCCCAATACCCGAGCTTGAGCGTGGCGACGGTCTACAACAACTTGAAATTGTTCGTGGATGCCGGCCTTGTCAGGGAGCTGACGTATGGGGACGATTCCAGTCGGTTCGATGCCGATCTGTCCGACCATTATCACGCCATTTGCACGAGCTGCGGAGTGATCGTCGATTTCGAGCATCCGCCGTTTCGGGAAGTGGAGCAAGCCGCGGCCCAGCGCACGGGGTTTCATATTCATGGGCACCGCATGGAAGTTTACGGGCTTTGTCCGACCTGTGCGGCAATGCGGGCTTAA
- a CDS encoding carbohydrate ABC transporter permease — MISNATRSRASRERRPLTIRLNYRAQRYIFIYLMLGVPLLYFLLTRLIPILYSFNISLREWDVLSPEKPYVGWANFSGLFADEAFRKSLANTFLFVAVGIPGQLAAGLVVALLLHNANRLRGFFRTVYFIPYVTNIVAVSWVFRWLLMPNGWVNGQLLNLGLPAQPFLQSPDQAPFVVALSMIWQSVGFQMLIFLTGLEGIPKMYHEAAHIDGANAWRRFRHITVPLLNPVILFSAVIAGISYLQAFSHIVSMTQDGGPLNSTRTLVYHIYKLAFKNFDMGSASAATVVLFVLILAFTLLQLKILNRKVEY; from the coding sequence ATGATCTCGAACGCGACCCGGTCCCGCGCGTCCAGAGAGCGCAGGCCGCTGACGATTCGTCTGAACTACCGCGCGCAGCGCTACATTTTCATCTATCTGATGCTGGGCGTTCCGCTGCTCTATTTTCTCCTAACCCGGCTGATCCCCATCCTGTACTCTTTCAATATCAGCTTACGGGAATGGGATGTGCTCTCACCGGAGAAGCCCTATGTCGGATGGGCCAACTTCTCCGGCCTGTTCGCGGACGAAGCGTTCCGCAAGTCGCTGGCGAATACGTTCCTGTTCGTTGCGGTAGGCATCCCTGGCCAACTCGCAGCCGGGCTCGTCGTCGCTCTTCTGCTGCATAACGCGAACCGGCTGCGCGGCTTTTTCCGAACGGTCTACTTCATCCCGTACGTCACGAACATCGTCGCGGTCAGTTGGGTATTCCGCTGGCTGCTTATGCCAAACGGATGGGTTAACGGTCAGCTTCTTAACCTCGGCCTGCCCGCGCAGCCGTTTCTTCAATCCCCGGATCAGGCTCCGTTCGTCGTCGCCTTGTCCATGATTTGGCAAAGCGTCGGGTTCCAAATGCTAATCTTTTTGACGGGTCTGGAGGGCATCCCGAAGATGTATCATGAAGCTGCGCATATCGACGGCGCAAACGCCTGGCGGCGATTCCGCCACATTACGGTGCCGCTGCTCAATCCGGTCATTCTGTTCTCGGCCGTTATCGCCGGCATCTCGTACCTTCAAGCGTTCTCCCATATTGTTAGCATGACCCAGGACGGAGGCCCGCTCAACTCGACTCGTACGCTCGTCTATCATATCTACAAGCTGGCTTTCAAAAACTTTGATATGGGGAGCGCTTCGGCAGCCACCGTCGTTCTGTTTGTTCTCATTCTGGCGTTCACGCTGCTGCAGCTCAAAATTTTAAATCGCAAGGTCGAATACTGA
- a CDS encoding nucleotidyltransferase-like protein: protein MSRLDASGLFYTDLFAREKGLTGLVLVSDPSAHHTLMDGMDRLVLAVYEELADKRDTEHWMWGGTRILVRRLTKDALEDEIRHGEITGIIQWLAGGEVLLDQDGDLERMRESIRIWPASIKERKLLCEFSCFAKTYSLTKRYLQDGSVMDAYGHVLLCLQHWANLVLIEERKGPEPDVWQHVKRINPGVYKLYEELTANEETEEQRVRLAMLACEFSLLTKMKSSCILLLRLLGSRSDGWSAADLMHHPELSGLPIDLELLLFKLVKRGYAREVVKSVREPVSGLCEIRYTAERVG from the coding sequence GTGAGTCGTTTGGATGCAAGCGGTTTATTCTATACGGATTTGTTCGCTCGTGAGAAAGGGTTGACCGGTCTTGTTCTGGTGTCGGACCCATCCGCTCATCACACTCTCATGGACGGCATGGACCGTCTCGTTCTCGCCGTATACGAGGAACTCGCGGACAAACGGGATACGGAGCATTGGATGTGGGGAGGGACGCGAATTCTCGTCCGCAGATTGACGAAGGACGCGCTGGAAGACGAAATCCGTCACGGGGAAATAACTGGAATTATCCAGTGGCTGGCCGGCGGCGAAGTGCTGCTTGACCAGGACGGCGACCTCGAGCGGATGAGGGAATCGATCCGAATATGGCCGGCCTCGATCAAGGAACGCAAGCTGCTTTGCGAATTTTCGTGCTTTGCGAAAACGTATTCGCTGACGAAGCGGTATTTGCAGGACGGATCGGTGATGGACGCGTACGGGCATGTCCTGCTGTGCTTGCAGCACTGGGCGAATCTCGTCCTCATCGAGGAAAGAAAAGGTCCCGAACCGGACGTTTGGCAGCATGTCAAACGGATTAATCCGGGGGTGTACAAGCTGTACGAGGAATTGACGGCCAACGAGGAAACCGAGGAGCAGCGCGTGCGGCTCGCGATGCTGGCTTGCGAATTTTCGCTGCTGACGAAGATGAAATCCTCGTGCATCTTGCTGCTGCGTCTGCTCGGCAGCCGTTCGGATGGCTGGAGCGCCGCGGATTTGATGCATCATCCGGAGCTTTCGGGGCTGCCGATCGATCTTGAGCTTTTGCTGTTCAAGCTTGTGAAGCGCGGATATGCCCGGGAAGTCGTCAAATCGGTTCGCGAGCCTGTCAGCGGCTTGTGCGAAATCCGGTATACCGCGGAGCGCGTGGGATAG